The genomic interval CTAGAGATGTAAGACAAATTATAAATAAAAGGAAAAACCTCAGTAATCCAATATCAATGGAGCTGAGGTTTTTTTATTTGATGAATCTGTCTTAAGTCTTTTGTCTATAGTCTTGTATCTTGACTCTAAAAAATTATCCAACCATAATTCCTTTACGACCCAACTTTGGAATTTCTGTGTAATTTTTTTCGCTGATAGTTTCTGGTAGGAAGATAAAACGTTTGTCATACATCACTTCATCCGCCCAAAAGGAAACCCAATACTCGTTTGTAAGCCCAAAAACTTCTTCCATGATTGGTTCTAATTTTGCTGCTTCATCGGGTAAGAGTACTTCCAAAGAATGTCTCAAGGTGGAAGTTTTTATTTTCTCCCCCGTATTCACATCTTCTCCGTAACCACGACTTGTAATGATAATTCCTTCCATGATATCATCGCGCAGATTGAGCAAATACACGTAGTGTTGAATTCCCCCTTCTTCATTGATTTCAGGTACGATAACAATTCTTACATTTTCTACAACAGGTCCTTTTAACTCTTCTCGCATTGTTTATACAATTTTGGGTTACAAAGTTAATGATTTGCAGTTGCTACACTTCTTCCCATTCGGATATATTCAAATAAATCGGAAGGATGACCAATTTTTTCTTGGTTTGCTTTTGTGTTTGATTTTTTGAGAAGGTCTTTTTCAACATCTGGAGCTCTTTTATGACCTGTCCGCACGATAATTAACTGTTCATCTGGGATAGCAATGATGTATTGGCCTTTTATTCCGCGGCAGTAATAAACAGGATGCCCGTTGCTCACGTAAGTCCAAATGTGTAATCCGTATCGTGTGTTTGGAACACCTTCTTCTGTTGACATGGTCGGGTTTTTTACCATTTCATCGAAAAAAGCTGCTGGAATAATTTGTTTGTCGTTCCATTTTCCATGATTTGCCAATGTTTTTCCAATTCGGGCAAAATCACGAGTAGTGCTATATAAACAACAGAATGCTTTTTCTGCACCATTTTCTTTATCCAAACTCCAAAATGCATCTGATTCTGCACCAATGGGTCTCCACAACTTCTCAGAAGCATATTGTGCCAAATCTTTACCAGTTGCTTTTTCAAGTATAAAACCAAGCAGTTGCGAATTTCCACTTTGGTAAATGAATTCTTTACCAGGAGCGCGTTCCACATTTTGTCGAGTGACCAACCCACGTAAATCGGATCCATAATAAGATTCTGCATTTTCAGACAATGGATTTTTTCCGCTTTCACCCCAATCCAATCCAGATGCCATCATCAACAAGTGCCGAATGGTGATTTTCTCTTTTCCTTTTCCAGAAAATTCAGGAATGTATTTAACAACGGGTTCGTCTAAACTTTTGATAGCTCCTTCTTCGTGCGCAATTCCAATGAGCATGCTCACTACTGTTTTCGCTGCTGAAAAAGAATTGGAAACTGTTTCCGGATGGTGTTCATCCCAATAACGTTCATAGATAACTTGATCATTCTTTACGATTAAGAAAGAAGATGTTTTCCAAGTATCCATGTATTTCAAGTCATTACTGTTGAGTAATTCGGCTTTTGACAATTCGAATTTCCACGGTTCACTCTTTTTAGGAGCTTTCACAGTAGCATTGTAGAATTTATTCAAATCATAAATGGTCGGTGAGGTTTCTCCTTGTAAATACGTGTAATAAACTCCTTTGTAAAGGTAAAATCGGCCACTTAGAAGAATTAAAACATTCAGCGATAAAAATAGAATCAGAACAAACCAACCGATTCGTTTAGACCATTTGAGTAGGGTACGTTTCATGACTATTGTGCGTATGTAAATCCGAATTGGGAAGCTAGTTTTTCTTTCAAGAGGTCTTTCACTTCTTGCATATCAACTGCTCTACCAAGTTCCTGTTGCAAGGAAGTTACAGATTTATCTTCAATTCCGCAAGGTACGATGTGAGAAAAATAAGAAAGATTCGAATTAATGTTAAATCCAATCCCATGCATGGTTACCCAGCGTGATGATTTGACGCCCATGGCACAGATTTTTCGAGCATTTGGTGTTTCTACGTCAATCCAAACTCCAGTAAATCCAGAAGAACGTTCTCCTTTGACTCCGTAATGTGCCAAAACATGAATGACTGCTTCTTCCAAATAACGCATGTATTTGTGGATGTCCGTGAAGAAATAATCCAAATCTAATAAAGGATAAGCGACCAATTGACCGGGGCCGTGATACGTGATATCACCACCGCGATTGGTTTGGTAAAACTTTGCTTGGTGTTCATCCAATCCGGCTTCATTCAGTAAAAGATGATCGGTAGTTCCACTCTTTCCAAGTGTATAAACGTGTGGGTGCTCACAAAACAATAGGTGATTTTTTGTCTCTTCCGTGCTTGTTTCATTCCTACGTTCAATTTTTAATGCAATGGTTTCCCCAAAGATTTTTTCTTGGTAATTCCAAGCTTCTTGATAATCAATCAACCCCAAATCTTGAAAATGAACTTCTGGTAACATATGCCTAGACCTTTTTTAAAGTAATGATTAACTGTTTCAAATGTTCAAATGTTCAAATGTTCAAATGTTCAAATGTTCAAATGTTCAAATGTTCAAATGTTCAAATGTTCAAATGTTCAAATGTTCAAATTTGAGATTAAACACATTGAACTCTTTCAACCTTTTGATATCCTCTATTTTAGAACTCCAAATATACGAAAGGATGGAATGAATCAGAAGCTGCTTGATACAAGATTACTATGAATACAGCAATTATTAACATCTGAACCACCATGTGTGTTTTCACAAAGCTCGAAACCATAAAATCTTTCCATTTTTGAGGAATCCAATGAATGAAAAATCCTAATAACATGATTAAAAGGGCAGGAGCATAAGTAGATAAAATAACTGTGAATTTCTCCCATTCGAAATCGAAATGATTGAAAATGCGATCCAACATTTTATTTGGCGCCCCTTCTGTTTTTAGTCGGAACCAAATACGTGTGAATGTAATGAAGTTGAAAGTGAAGAGAATTTTCCAGAAATGGACAATCCACCAAGAACTTTTTTCATAAGGAGAAACCTTTTTCCAATGGTTATAAATCACCAAAGCCAATCCATTCATTGCTCCCCAAATCACGAAATTTTGCGAAGCTCCGTGCCACAATCCACCTAAAATCATCGTGATTAACAAGTTCAAATCGCGGTACATGAATGTTTTTACTTTTGGACTAATCAAAATCGCAATTCCATACAAACTCATTAAACCTACGTAGACAAAAATCAGCTCATACCAACCTGTAATGAAGATGAGAAAAACGAAGATAATAATGATTGCAACGAAGGTTCCAATCGTTCCTTTTTTGTTTCCTCCCAGCGGAATGTACAAGTAATCTTTCAGCCAAGAACCCAATGATTTGTGCCACCTACGCCAGAAATCGGCCACACTGTTTGCTTTGTAGGGAGAATTGAAATTGGGTAAAAGTTCGAATCCCATTAATTTGGATATTCCAATTGCGATGTCTGTGTAACCAGAGAAATCTCCATAAATCTGTAGTGAATATCCCCACATCGCTATTACACTAACATAACCTGGGAAACCTTCTGGATTATCCACAACCGAATCAATGAAATGGGTCGCAATGAAATCTGCCAATACAATTTTTTTGAAAAGACCTTTCATAATCATGAACACGGCTTCACTGAATTCTTTTTGACTTAGTTGGAATTTCTGATAAATCTGTGGAATGAAATCGCGTGCTCGAACAATTGGTCCCATGAGTACGTGTGGGAAGTACGTTACGTAGAAAGCATAATCCCAAATGTTTTTTACTGGTGCAATTTCTTTGCGGTAAATATCTACGACATAACTAATCGACTGAAAAGTAAAGAAACTGATACCTGCTGGCATCAAGATCATTTCTTCGAAAGTTCCAGCTCCGAAAAATCCATTTCCCCATTGTGCAAAGGTGTTGAAGACCTCATATTTCGTGTGAAACATTTTGTTGAATGAATCTGTGAAAAAGTGGGCGTATTTGAAGAAAAATAGAAAAAATAGATTGAAAATTGCGGAAAATGCAATGATCCATTTTCGTCCCAATTTGTTGTCAACCTTAAAAATCCATTTTCCGAGGAAGAAATTGACAACTACTGAAAGTGCTAGAAGTGTAACAAAGAAGCCTGAAGTTTTGAAATACAAAAACAAACTTGCTGCCGCAATGAACATACTGCGAACAAGCTTATTTTTATGTAAAACGCTAAAGAGCACCATAAATGCCAAAAAGAAAATCCAGAAATCTAGTCGATTAAACGCTAAATCTTCGGCTGACATGCTTGTGAAACTAAAAATACGGTGCAACGATTCCATAGAGGTCTTTAAACAGTTTTAATTGATATATTTTCTTTTTTCCATTTGCTGGAACCACTTTTCAAAAGCATCTATGAATAGGTCTGCCTTGAGGTGATAACCAGGAACTGTAAAGTGAACTAAATCACTTCGCATAAGTCCATTTGATTTCCAAGTACGCGATGAACCTAGTTCACCCATGATTCCGTAAAAATCCCAAACGGGACATTCATATTTTTTAGCCAATTCAATAATAACTTCACGTTCGCGAGCTACGTTTTTATTGAGGTATTTCTTCTTATAACCAGCATCATTTGGAACAGTCAATAGAATAGCACAATCAGGATTCGCTGCGAGAACTTTCTTCATCATGCTTTCTAGATTATACTTGAAAACATCCGGATTGAATGAAGAATAGGGTACATTGGCATCATTTGTTCCAACTGAAAATGCAAAAAAATCGGGTGGTGATTCAGCCAGTTGTTCCTCAAAATTTTTATTGGCTAAGTAGGTGTAGAGTCCTGCCCCATTAATTCCGATGGTTGTGTATGAAATACCTGCATAAGTGTTACTTAGCTGAAAACCATTGATTTGCAAATTGTAAGGTCCAGCAATTAAACGTGTAAATTGAAGATTGAAGGTGTCAACAGGATCTGTAAACACGGCTTCAGTGTAACCCAGTGTTTCATTCCGGAATTTATTGACAATCAACATTTCATCCGAGCCAAAATTGAGTTCAAATGGAAATGGTCCTTTGTTGTGATAAACGCGAAGCCTTGTAAATCCTGGTTTTACATCTGTTTTGTCATGTCTAAATACAATCTCAACGATGGAATCAGGTGTTTCAATGACTACCCCAAGTAATCCGAAATCAATTCCAACTGGTCTGTTGAAATTCACGCTTCGGTAGGTTTTCCAGTTGTTTTTAGATTTGAATTCGTAGTTCCAAGGATTGTTTGTATTGGCTAAATCAAACGGAAAAATGAGGCCTCTTTCTCCTGGAATATCCAACCAATGCGTTTGCAAATACGTGCGGATATCGTGTGTGTAAACATCCGCTTGAAGGTGCGAACCTCCAATGTGGTAAAAATTTAATTTGCAGTTCTTTTCGGTGACCATGTTTCTAAAGTCTTGAAAAAGATGTTCCCAATTGGCACTTTGCGGACTGTAAAAACGGAAAGCATTGGCATTAAAATTGATAAACGGATATTGATATTTCAGATTGGTATCTAGGTGATGAAAAGTTGGGTAAATATATGAGTCAAGCGGAGTTTTTTCGCGTATTATCCCCACTTGCGATTGCGAAGTGCAAGCAATTAATGAGGCAATAACAAATGCGGTATAAAAACTAAACTTCATCCAATATTTGATTTGAGCAATGAGCATGCCGCTTTTATTGAGCTCCTTGTTTCCATTTGACATACTCTGCAGCCAGTGCATCGAAGAATAACTGTGAAGCAATACTTGCGCCCCGATTGGAGAAATGGATATAATCATTTCCAGCTAATCCTTTTTCTACCCAACTAGGCATCGAATTTTCTCCACCCATTGCACTGAATAAATCCCAATAACAAGCGCCAACTTCCTTAGAAACTCGGGTCATTTCTTGAACCAAGAATGGAAGCATTTTATAGGTCACGCGACCTGAAGCTGATTGCATAGACATATCACTTGGTCCGATTACGAGAACTGTAGCTGAAGGACGCAATTTTTTCACCGTGTATAATTGTCCTTTAAATTGCTTCGCATAATGACGAACAGATGAAGAATCATTCATGTATGGAACTCCGTTTCCTCCAAATTGCATGATTACCATTTCAACATTTAAGTCCTCATACATTTTGGCAGCTGTATTGTGGTCAATTTTACCAAAGAAAGTACCGCTCGATCCGCGCATTCCAATATTGTCAACCATTACTCCGTAATCGCTTTCAAGAGAGAATCCAATAATTGTTGGACTTACTGTGGCAGAAAACTCATAACGCAATTTGCCTGGTGTTGAAGGAAACTCTAATGAAAGTACATGGTATTTCCCATCATTTTCCAAGCTGTCTTCATGTACCAAAGTTGTTCCGTTATAGACTTTAATCTTGCAAGGTGCATAACAGCTTGTGTAGAACATTTTTGAATTGTTGTACGTTCTTGCTCGTGAATAGGCTGTTTTGGTTGGTTCAATTTCAATAAATGCTTCTTTCACAGTAGTAGCACTCAACATTTGAACGCTATCCATTTCAGAAGTAAATCGGGCAGCAGTATTCATCGATCCGTATTTCTTTGATTTCAGTCTTGCACCACCAAAAGCAGTGTATCGGGAGAAATTGGGAGAACAGGTTTGTTTGAATGTAATGGTATTGTATTCGTTTTTGGCAGGAATAGTTCCTGGACCAAAACCGCCAAATTGAGTTTGTAAACGCTGCCGAATATAAGAGGTCATGCGATCTCCTTCAATTTGAGAATCTCCATAATGCAGAACACGTACTTTTTTTCCTTTCGCAGCTCCATCCAGCTTCTCGAAAAATGCGTGGAGTGCTGCTTGTCCTTTTTCATTGAACTGGATACTCGTAGCAGCCTCAGCAGACAATGTTCCACCAGCAGGGGCACCCATTTTCCCGTCCGATTCGAATGTGTTTTTTATCGTGGTATCGGCAGTTGCCCCTTCAATATTCACTGTATCCACCTTTACGATATCAGTAATATCTTTTTTTTCTGCAGGCTTTGCGGGTGTTAACGCATCATTGAATGTAAGAAAGCGAATATCTGCTCCAAACAAGTTGATTTTGTCTCCATTGACTAAAAAACTGATTCCAGTAAGTAATACTAGAATTCCAGCAAGATAAATAAGAACATGAAAGGGTTGTAATTGCTTCACCTATATAAAAATTGAGCTACAAAATTAATCCAAATTGGGAATCGACCAATGATTGTTTATTATCTGCGAGGAATTGGGTATTATTTGAAGGATGAAGGTGTATTGGGTTGCAAGTTCGCGATATTGCGAACAGACCACTGTTTGTCTTGCTTTAGGAACTATTTTAAAGTAAAAATCTCTATCAAATTGATGAATTCATTCCATGACTATTCGTAACTTTAACTCATGGAACAGTACACAAACGAACTCATTCACGAAAGCAGTCTTTATTTACAACAACATGCGCATAACCCCGTAAATTGGGTTTCGTGGTCAAAAGAGGCATTTGAACGTGCTGAAAAGGAAGGCAAGTTGGTGCTTGTTTCTGTTGGATATTCAGCGTGTCATTGGTGCCACGTCATGGAACACGAATGTTTTGAAGATGAAGAAGTGGCTGCTTTGATGAATAAACACTTTGTGTGTATCAAGGTTGATCGGGAAGAACGCCCAGATGTGGATCAAGTTTATATGACCGCCGTTCAATTAATGACCCAAAGAGGTGGCTGGCCGCTAAATTGTTTCACCATTCCCAATGGTCAACCAATTTATGGAGGAACGTATTTCCCTAAAGAACAATGGATGCATGTATTGAAATCCTTGAATCAAACGTACACTTCGGAACCCGAAAAAGTACTAGAGTATGCCAAAGAACTTTCAGATGGAGTTCAGCAGTCGGATTTAATTGCTGTTGCAGAACCAATAAAGCCTTTTCCAACAGACAAATTGTTTGAATTGGTACGAAGATGGCAATCTCGTATGGACATGGTGGAAGGTGGTCCAACTTCTGCGCCTAAATTTCCGCTTCCGAGCAATCTTGAATTCTTACTTTATTACGGAGTTTTAGAAAAGCATGAAGAGATTCAAAAATACGTGAATTTGACATTGCATAAAATGGCATTGGGTGGCATTTACGATCAAGTTGGAGGTGGTTTTTCGCGCTATTCAGTTGATTTGTTGTGGAAAATACCGCATTTTGAGAAAATGTTATACGATAACGGTCAGTTATTGAGTGTTTACGCCCAAGCTTATCGCGAGACAAAAAATCCAGAATATAAACGCGTTTTAGATCAAACCTTAACTTGGTTGGAGCGCGAAATGCAAAGTGAAGAAGGAGGTTTGTTCGCAGCTCAAGATGCAGATTCGGAAGGAGTAGAGGGAAAATATTACGTTTGGACGAAAGAAGAGATTGAAGCTACTTTAGGCGAAAATGCATCGTGGTTTTGGAAATTTTACAATCCAGGAAACAAAGGATATTGGGAAGATCAGCAATGGGTTTTGTTGCGGAATGAAACATGGGAAGAATTCTGTAAAGCGAATCCGGATGTAAATTCCTCAAAAATTCAAGATCAATTAGATACCTTATTCTATGTTCGTAAAAAACGAATTGCGCCAGTTACGGATACCAAATGCTTAACAGCTTGGAACGCGCTCACACTAACAGGATTGATCGAAGCGTTCAAGGCAACAGAAGATCATTCTTATCTGAGATTGGCTTTACAAATTGCAAAATGGATTCGAACGTTTCAAACAACTAGTGATTTTCAATTATTCCATACCAGACAAAATGGGCGTTCATTCATTACCGGATTTCTGGATGATTACGCAACTTCGATTCAGGCATTTTTGACACTTTACCAAATCACGGCTGATGAAGAAGATTTAATTTTTGCGAAAGAACTTTGTAACTATGCTTTGAAGCATTTTCACGACGAACAATCAGAAATGTTCTATTTTACGGCTGATGACCACGATTTAATTGCTCGAAAAATGGAAATCAACGACAATGTGATTCCTTCAACGAACAGTATTATGGCGAATAATTTGTTGTCACTTTCTTTATTGGTTGATGAATTAGATTGGGAATTGAAAGCCAAACAAATGCTGCAAAATGTGATTGATGGAATGGAGCAATATGGCTCAGGATATTCCAATTGGGCGCTTTTATTACTCAGATTCCAAAAAGAAGTTCGGTTATTGACAATTCCGTCATCAGGAGACTGGATTAATTTAAGAAAATTGAGTTCACCCTTTGTAGTGGTTCGTTTTACGAATGAAAATACAGCTACGGTTTGTGCCGAAGGTGTTTGTTCAATTCCAATGGTGCTCCCATATGAGGTGGAAAATTATTTAAAAAACATGTAGGCACGCGATGCGCAGCGTGCCTACATGTTTTAATGCACCGCGTCCCCAAATCCTCAAGGGTTTTCAATTATTATTTCTTCTCTTCTGTTTTCAACATCTCAGGAGATTTAATCTGAAATTGCTTCAATCGGGGTACAGAAACAGCCTGAACATATCCGTTATTTGGATTTTTACATTCAAAATTTTGATGGTATTCTTCGGCCTTGTAAAACGCGGTATATTCTACAACCTCTGTGGTAATTGTTGGAAATTTTTTGTCCGCCAATAATTCTTTAATGAATGCTTTTGTATGATCGCGTTCATAAGCGTTTTGGTAAAAAATGGCAGAACGGTATTGAGTTCCTGCATCAGGACCTTGTCTGTTTAAAGTTGTTGGATCATGAGAGTCGTAAAATACTTTCAATAGTTCGTCGTAAGAAATGACTGTAGAATCGTAATAAATTTTCACCGTTTCGGCATGGCCAGTTGTTCCTGTACAAATTTCTTCATACGTTGGATTTACCACATGACCGCCTGCATAACCGCTTTCAACTTCTGCTACTCCTTTTACAGATTCGTAAATTGCTTCGACACACCAAAAGCAACCACTTCCAAAATAAGCAACCTGATAATTTGCTAATTCCTTGGGTTTTTTAGAAGTTTTAGTTGTTGTAACAGATTTATTTTTCTGACCACATGCGCTCAGAGAAATTAGTAAAACAAGAATTGAGGAAATAAGCTTTTTCATGAGTTTGTTTTGTCCAAGTTACGAAAGAGAAGTTATTTTGGTTTTCTCTTCTATTTTTTTAACCTTTCTAGCGAAAAAATTGCCCTTAGATGTCTCGTTTAATGACATTAAAGCAACAAAAAAATAGAGAAAGGTTTAAAAAGTCAGTACAACTGATTATATTCGCACCCTTAAAGAAATTATAGAATGGCAATCATTGGTAGAATTAGAAATATGCGTTACCTCCTTGTAGGTATCACGGGACTAGCTCTTTTAACGTTCATCCTTACAGGATTATTTGACAAAATAGGTTCATCTGTTGAATCTGGAAATTATGGAACTATTGATGGTGAAGTTGTCGATACGGCAATTTACAACAGTAAATTAATTCAGTTTCAGAATACTGATAGACAACAAGTAGAACAACAACAACAGCGTCAATATAACGATCAAGATGCAGAACAAAGTGCTGACAAAGCATGGTCTGCAACGGTAGATGAGATTGTTTTGAATGGTGAATATGAAGCACTTGGTTTGACTGTTTCTGAAAAAGAGTTTACATCGTTTTTATTTGGTGAAGATGGTTTTTCATTGATTCCAGAAATTCAACAAAATTTTTCTGACCCGAATACAGGTCAATTCAACGCTGCTCAATTGACAAAATATATTGAGGAGCAAGAAAAATCAACGGATGCTACTGCAGTTGCAAATTGGAAAAAAACAAAAGAAGCAATTCGTAATCAACGTATGCAAGAGAAATACTTTCAATTTTTAGGTCAAGGTGCTTATGTTACCAAATTGGAAGCGAAGAATGAATATTTGGCGAAGAATGAGTCAAAATCAATTTCATTTGTTGTTGGTCAATTCCGTGAGATTAAAGACGAAGATGTAAAAGTTTCAGACAAAGAAATTCGTGATTATTACGAAAAGAATAAAGAGAAACCAAAGTATCAAGTAATGGCAGGTCGTGATGTTAAATTCTTTGACATTGCAATTGAACCTTCAAAATCAGATATTGATACGTTTAATCTTGAAATGAAGAAAATTAAAACTGCTTTTGCTGCTTCAACAAATGATTCATTGTTCATTTTACAAAATTCGGAGCTTCCAAGAATGTATGCTTCAGGAAATCAATTGACATTCCGCCCAGAAGGTGATGCAAAAGCGCGTCAAGGAATGACTTACCCTGTTGCGATGGATACAGTTTTCAAAACTGCAACTGTTGGTCAAATTGTTGGACCATATGATGATAAAGGAAAAACGAGAATAGCGAAAGTACTGGGTTTCAATAGCACGGTATTAAAAGCACGTCATATTTTGATTAATGCGCCTGAAGGTGATGCGAAGAAAGTTGCGTCTGCTAAAAAATTGGCGGATAGCTTGGTGAAATTGGTAAACAATGCAAACTTTGCAGAGTTTGTAACCAAATATTCTGAAGATCAAGGTTCGAAAGAAAAAGGAGGTGTATACGAAGATTTCATGGATTACGAAATGGTAGAGCCATTCTCTAAATTCGCTATGGAAAAACCAATTGGAACGATTGGAGTTGTAAAAACACAATTCGGATTTCATATTATGGAAGTAATGGACAGAAAAGCTGGATCTAAATTTCCAGTATTGGCAGTTGTTGAGAAAACAATGTTACCTTCTGAAGACACGAAAGCTGATTTGAAAGACAAGGCATATACTTTATTGGCTAAATTGGACAGAGAATTAGAGAAAAAGTCAGATATTACGGATAAAGTGATTTTGTTTGACACAATTGCACGTAAAGCGGGTTACTACTCACGACCATTGAGAATGTTTGATGAGTCTCCAAAAGTACAAGGTTTTGTTACGAAAATGGCTATTCAAACTATTTTGGAATTGGCATACAACGATGAAGCGAAAGTAGGCGATATGTGTTCTGCTCCAATTCAAGATGACAAACGATTGGTGATTGCAATGGTTTCTTCGATTCGTGAAAAAGGAGTTCCTCAATTGGTTGATGTTTATGAGCGAATGAGAACAGATGCTATGAATGAGAAAAGAGCGAACAAAATTTTGAAAAAAATTGGTTCAGTTACGAACTTGGAAGTTTTAGCTAAAAAATTGAAAACAGAGGTGATGAATGCTGAAGTTACTTTTGCTACTCCAAGTATTCAAGGTGGAGGATATGAACCAGAAGTTATAGGTGCATTATTCTCTGGAAAAATTAAAGACAAATCATCTTCAAAAGCTACTGTTGGTCAATCTGGTGTTTATGTTATTCGCGTAAATAAATCAGTGAAAGCTCAAACTGTAACAAGTTACGATGCTGAGAAGATGCAAATGTTGAGTCAAATAAAAGGATCAATTGCAAATGTTTCTAGACAAGCATTACAGAAAAAAATGAATGTAATGGATAATCGAGCATTATTGGATGCTGGTATTATTCGTTAATAGACGATATTTAAATGATAAAAAGGTTGGGAATTTTCCCAACCTTTTTTGTTTAGTGTAATCTTCTTTTAAATCACCAATCTATGAAAAAAAGTGTATTGTTATTTTTAGTAGGATTTATTGGAATAAATTCAGCATTTTATGCTCAATCAAGAATCCCTACTTTTGAATTGCACGGTTCTGCAAACCATCCCTTGAGCAATAACTCGGAAGATCGAACATTCTTCGGCGGAGGTTTTGGCGCAAATCTTATTTTCAGAGATAGGAAACTGCTCAGTTTTAAAACTGGCATCGAAACTAATTTTTTTCATACTTGGAATAAAAGTGTTTCTTTGGGGAAAATGTCTGGCAAATCTGATGTGCATTATAAATTTTGGAATCTCTCCATTCCTATACTTTTGCGATTGCATGTGGGACAAAAAGTAAAATTCTTCCTTGAAGGGGGCGTTTATTTGGGTATTCCCTTGATAGGAAATACCACTTCAGAGTATCATTCCTATTCTTACTTCCCGGGAGGAACCAATGTGAATGAACCAAGAACGGAAAAGTTCGAAGGATATTTTTCAGTATCTCCAGCAGCAAGTTTAGGGGTCATT from Fluviicola taffensis DSM 16823 carries:
- the lipB gene encoding lipoyl(octanoyl) transferase LipB; this translates as MLPEVHFQDLGLIDYQEAWNYQEKIFGETIALKIERRNETSTEETKNHLLFCEHPHVYTLGKSGTTDHLLLNEAGLDEHQAKFYQTNRGGDITYHGPGQLVAYPLLDLDYFFTDIHKYMRYLEEAVIHVLAHYGVKGERSSGFTGVWIDVETPNARKICAMGVKSSRWVTMHGIGFNINSNLSYFSHIVPCGIEDKSVTSLQQELGRAVDMQEVKDLLKEKLASQFGFTYAQ
- a CDS encoding serine hydrolase domain-containing protein, with the protein product MKRTLLKWSKRIGWFVLILFLSLNVLILLSGRFYLYKGVYYTYLQGETSPTIYDLNKFYNATVKAPKKSEPWKFELSKAELLNSNDLKYMDTWKTSSFLIVKNDQVIYERYWDEHHPETVSNSFSAAKTVVSMLIGIAHEEGAIKSLDEPVVKYIPEFSGKGKEKITIRHLLMMASGLDWGESGKNPLSENAESYYGSDLRGLVTRQNVERAPGKEFIYQSGNSQLLGFILEKATGKDLAQYASEKLWRPIGAESDAFWSLDKENGAEKAFCCLYSTTRDFARIGKTLANHGKWNDKQIIPAAFFDEMVKNPTMSTEEGVPNTRYGLHIWTYVSNGHPVYYCRGIKGQYIIAIPDEQLIIVRTGHKRAPDVEKDLLKKSNTKANQEKIGHPSDLFEYIRMGRSVATANH
- a CDS encoding thioredoxin domain-containing protein: MEQYTNELIHESSLYLQQHAHNPVNWVSWSKEAFERAEKEGKLVLVSVGYSACHWCHVMEHECFEDEEVAALMNKHFVCIKVDREERPDVDQVYMTAVQLMTQRGGWPLNCFTIPNGQPIYGGTYFPKEQWMHVLKSLNQTYTSEPEKVLEYAKELSDGVQQSDLIAVAEPIKPFPTDKLFELVRRWQSRMDMVEGGPTSAPKFPLPSNLEFLLYYGVLEKHEEIQKYVNLTLHKMALGGIYDQVGGGFSRYSVDLLWKIPHFEKMLYDNGQLLSVYAQAYRETKNPEYKRVLDQTLTWLEREMQSEEGGLFAAQDADSEGVEGKYYVWTKEEIEATLGENASWFWKFYNPGNKGYWEDQQWVLLRNETWEEFCKANPDVNSSKIQDQLDTLFYVRKKRIAPVTDTKCLTAWNALTLTGLIEAFKATEDHSYLRLALQIAKWIRTFQTTSDFQLFHTRQNGRSFITGFLDDYATSIQAFLTLYQITADEEDLIFAKELCNYALKHFHDEQSEMFYFTADDHDLIARKMEINDNVIPSTNSIMANNLLSLSLLVDELDWELKAKQMLQNVIDGMEQYGSGYSNWALLLLRFQKEVRLLTIPSSGDWINLRKLSSPFVVVRFTNENTATVCAEGVCSIPMVLPYEVENYLKNM
- a CDS encoding GDSL-type esterase/lipase family protein; the encoded protein is MIISISPIGAQVLLHSYSSMHWLQSMSNGNKELNKSGMLIAQIKYWMKFSFYTAFVIASLIACTSQSQVGIIREKTPLDSYIYPTFHHLDTNLKYQYPFINFNANAFRFYSPQSANWEHLFQDFRNMVTEKNCKLNFYHIGGSHLQADVYTHDIRTYLQTHWLDIPGERGLIFPFDLANTNNPWNYEFKSKNNWKTYRSVNFNRPVGIDFGLLGVVIETPDSIVEIVFRHDKTDVKPGFTRLRVYHNKGPFPFELNFGSDEMLIVNKFRNETLGYTEAVFTDPVDTFNLQFTRLIAGPYNLQINGFQLSNTYAGISYTTIGINGAGLYTYLANKNFEEQLAESPPDFFAFSVGTNDANVPYSSFNPDVFKYNLESMMKKVLAANPDCAILLTVPNDAGYKKKYLNKNVAREREVIIELAKKYECPVWDFYGIMGELGSSRTWKSNGLMRSDLVHFTVPGYHLKADLFIDAFEKWFQQMEKRKYIN
- the msrA gene encoding peptide-methionine (S)-S-oxide reductase MsrA; translated protein: MKKLISSILVLLISLSACGQKNKSVTTTKTSKKPKELANYQVAYFGSGCFWCVEAIYESVKGVAEVESGYAGGHVVNPTYEEICTGTTGHAETVKIYYDSTVISYDELLKVFYDSHDPTTLNRQGPDAGTQYRSAIFYQNAYERDHTKAFIKELLADKKFPTITTEVVEYTAFYKAEEYHQNFECKNPNNGYVQAVSVPRLKQFQIKSPEMLKTEEKK
- a CDS encoding MBOAT family O-acyltransferase — translated: MESLHRIFSFTSMSAEDLAFNRLDFWIFFLAFMVLFSVLHKNKLVRSMFIAAASLFLYFKTSGFFVTLLALSVVVNFFLGKWIFKVDNKLGRKWIIAFSAIFNLFFLFFFKYAHFFTDSFNKMFHTKYEVFNTFAQWGNGFFGAGTFEEMILMPAGISFFTFQSISYVVDIYRKEIAPVKNIWDYAFYVTYFPHVLMGPIVRARDFIPQIYQKFQLSQKEFSEAVFMIMKGLFKKIVLADFIATHFIDSVVDNPEGFPGYVSVIAMWGYSLQIYGDFSGYTDIAIGISKLMGFELLPNFNSPYKANSVADFWRRWHKSLGSWLKDYLYIPLGGNKKGTIGTFVAIIIIFVFLIFITGWYELIFVYVGLMSLYGIAILISPKVKTFMYRDLNLLITMILGGLWHGASQNFVIWGAMNGLALVIYNHWKKVSPYEKSSWWIVHFWKILFTFNFITFTRIWFRLKTEGAPNKMLDRIFNHFDFEWEKFTVILSTYAPALLIMLLGFFIHWIPQKWKDFMVSSFVKTHMVVQMLIIAVFIVILYQAASDSFHPFVYLEF